One region of Agelaius phoeniceus isolate bAgePho1 chromosome W unlocalized genomic scaffold, bAgePho1.hap1 SUPER_W_unloc_1, whole genome shotgun sequence genomic DNA includes:
- the LOC143692368 gene encoding olfactory receptor 14J1-like, protein MSNSSSIRHFLLLALADTQQLQLLHFCLLLGISLAALLGNGLIISAVACGHHLHTPMFFFLLNLALADLGSICTTVPKAMHNSLWDTRNISYTGCAAQLFFFVFFISAEYFLLTIMCYDRYVSICKPLHYGTLLGSRACAHMAAAAWASAFLYSLLHTANTFSLPLCHGNALGQFFCEIPQILKLSCSGTNLREFGLLAFSAFLFLGCFVFIVFSYVQIFRAVLRIPSEQGRHKAFSTCFPHLAVLSLFVSTATFAHLKPPSMSSPSLDLALSVLYSVVAPVLNPLIYSLRNQELKDALRKMMTLSFQKQ, encoded by the coding sequence atgtccaacagcagctccatcaggcacttcctcctgctggcattggcagacacgcagcagctgcagctcctgcacttctgcctcttgctgggcatctccctggctgccctcctgggcaacggcctcatcatcagcgccgtagcctgcggccaccacctgcacacgcccatgttcttcttcctgctcaacctggccctcgctgacctgggctccatctgcaccactgtccccaaagccatgcacaattccctctgggacaccaggaacatctcctacactggatgtgctgcacagctatttttttttgtgttcttcatctcagcagagtatttcctcctgaccatcatgtgctacgaccgctacgtgtccatctgcaaacccctgcactacgggaccctcctgggcagcagagcttgtgcccacatggcagcagctgcctgggccagtgcctttctctattcactgctgcacacggccaatacattttccctgcccctgtgccatggcaatgccttgggccagttcttctgtgaaattccTCAGATCCTAAAGCTCTCCTGCTCAGGCACAAACCTGAGGGAATTTGGGCTTCTTGCTTttagtgcttttctttttttgggttgttttgtgttcattgttttctcctatgtgcagatcttcagggctgtgctgaggatcccctctgagcagggacggcacaaagccttttccacctgcttccctcacctggctgtgctctccctgttcgtcagcactgccacatttgctcacctgaagcccccctccatgtcctccccatccctggatctggccctgtcagttctgtactcggtggtggcTCCAgtcctgaaccccctcatctacagcctgaggaaccaggagctcaaggatgCCCTGAGGAAAATGATGACTTTATCTTTTCAGAAACAATAA